A genomic segment from Vibrio panuliri encodes:
- a CDS encoding nucleotidyltransferase domain-containing protein → MKSPKSLPTSHQALLEQLVQVLSQDSRICGIGCSGSFASDSMDQYSDLDLVIAIEPEHYREVMAQRFEILNQFEQLLAAFTGEHVGEPRLIVSIFGGTELLHVDFKFVALPDAAQRVDDTQVLWQKESMLSDVFATAEPQYPQPNPQWIEERFWIWTHYAATKVARGEFFEALEFISFLRQNVLSPLALKQAGLTPSGVRTIEKRLPEFSAKLLETVAIPEKESLIFALKQCVVLYLELRQNEEVTVNDKAREACVGYLSELI, encoded by the coding sequence ATGAAGTCTCCTAAGTCACTTCCAACTTCTCATCAAGCACTACTAGAACAACTTGTTCAGGTACTTTCTCAAGATAGCCGAATATGTGGTATTGGTTGCAGTGGTTCCTTTGCCTCTGATTCAATGGATCAATATAGCGATTTGGATTTAGTTATTGCAATTGAACCTGAACATTATCGAGAAGTGATGGCGCAACGCTTTGAGATTCTGAATCAGTTTGAGCAATTACTAGCCGCGTTTACTGGAGAGCATGTTGGTGAACCGCGATTAATTGTTTCAATATTCGGCGGCACTGAACTGCTGCATGTCGATTTTAAGTTTGTCGCTCTGCCGGATGCAGCACAGCGTGTTGATGACACTCAAGTACTTTGGCAGAAAGAGTCAATGTTAAGTGATGTATTTGCCACTGCTGAGCCACAATATCCACAACCTAATCCGCAGTGGATTGAAGAGCGTTTTTGGATATGGACTCATTATGCAGCAACGAAAGTTGCGCGAGGAGAGTTTTTTGAAGCGCTCGAGTTCATCTCATTCTTACGTCAGAATGTACTTTCTCCATTAGCGCTCAAGCAAGCAGGATTAACGCCGTCAGGCGTTAGAACCATCGAGAAAAGATTGCCGGAGTTTAGTGCAAAGTTACTTGAGACAGTTGCAATACCTGAGAAAGAGTCTTTGATTTTTGCCTTAAAGCAGTGTGTTGTTCTCTACTTAGAGTTACGCCAAAACGAAGAAGTTACGGTTAACGATAAAGCCAGAGAAGCGTGCGTAGGCTACCTGAGTGAGTTGATTTAA
- a CDS encoding SEL1-like repeat protein translates to MLTNLSIYLKSLLIAVFLFSTISVYAEKGEVNLTSEQAYQRGTLLFQQNKYDEATPYLVYATKKGYAGAALMLSITYNTNIFVQTPREAEYARKAAELGSVIGALKSDKYNSNFSKNSDASKGTLPKLVSLAKEGNAFAMRQVYNWTDDRGDGFDWLKKAAEAGDPVSQHELAKRYRDGDDWFLIPGKREREVERLFKASADSGDREGMLAYSKLLKQKK, encoded by the coding sequence ATGCTAACTAACCTATCGATATATTTAAAATCACTACTTATTGCCGTTTTCCTCTTCTCGACGATATCGGTATATGCGGAAAAAGGGGAAGTTAACTTAACGTCAGAACAAGCCTATCAGCGTGGTACTCTGCTTTTTCAGCAAAATAAATATGATGAAGCAACCCCATATTTAGTTTATGCAACAAAAAAGGGATATGCTGGTGCCGCTTTAATGCTCTCAATAACCTACAACACAAATATTTTTGTTCAGACTCCTAGAGAGGCTGAATATGCCCGCAAAGCAGCAGAGTTAGGTAGTGTGATTGGTGCTCTTAAGTCAGATAAGTACAACTCTAATTTTTCAAAGAACAGTGATGCTAGCAAAGGTACGCTACCTAAATTAGTTTCACTTGCCAAAGAAGGTAATGCGTTTGCGATGCGTCAGGTTTATAACTGGACCGATGATAGGGGCGATGGATTCGATTGGCTTAAGAAAGCAGCAGAAGCAGGCGACCCCGTATCTCAGCATGAATTAGCAAAGCGGTACCGAGATGGTGATGATTGGTTTTTAATTCCCGGGAAAAGAGAACGAGAGGTTGAAAGACTTTTTAAAGCCTCTGCAGACTCTGGCGATCGGGAAGGGATGTTGGCTTATTCTAAATTACTGAAGCAAAAAAAATGA
- a CDS encoding tetratricopeptide repeat protein yields MIKRIIYKLILLHVTVLAAGSFSLNAAEEPLEIAPQRAYEKGTLLFQQNKYTEAKPFLSQALDHGYPSAGLMLADIYKTNIFVQTKKEAKYLLKAAELGNFIAMFRLGGSRSIHTNSKEWDEKVIPEIKRFAKNGSPYAMRLMHALATDEEESDQWLKKAADAGDAYSQHKLAKRYKNGEGWFLIPGKREREVERLFKASADSGYREGMLSYAYHLLKNGNDKEYKEIFDRLLELGDAKVILALSINYLDDGKYDLAAYYSKIYLMSMGGEELKSSYRTVQSVYDEAIIELNEEQISFAHDRAEDYLATHTVHYQKRIEEYEYTLESLKQQIK; encoded by the coding sequence TTGATCAAACGGATTATATATAAGTTAATTTTATTGCATGTCACTGTCTTGGCTGCGGGTTCATTCTCTTTAAATGCAGCGGAAGAACCATTAGAGATAGCGCCGCAAAGAGCTTATGAAAAAGGAACATTGCTTTTTCAGCAAAACAAATATACTGAGGCAAAACCGTTTTTATCTCAAGCTCTAGATCATGGCTATCCATCAGCGGGTTTAATGCTTGCAGATATCTATAAGACGAATATTTTTGTACAGACGAAGAAGGAAGCTAAGTACTTATTGAAAGCCGCTGAGTTAGGCAATTTTATCGCTATGTTTCGACTAGGTGGATCGCGTTCTATACATACGAATAGTAAAGAATGGGATGAAAAAGTGATACCTGAGATTAAGCGGTTTGCGAAAAACGGTAGCCCTTACGCAATGCGATTGATGCATGCTCTAGCGACCGATGAGGAAGAATCTGATCAGTGGTTAAAGAAGGCAGCTGATGCAGGGGACGCGTACTCACAGCATAAACTTGCAAAGCGTTACAAAAATGGTGAAGGGTGGTTTTTAATTCCCGGGAAAAGAGAACGAGAGGTTGAACGACTATTTAAAGCCTCAGCGGATTCTGGTTATCGGGAAGGGATGTTGAGTTACGCGTATCATCTTCTCAAGAATGGAAATGATAAAGAATATAAGGAGATATTTGATCGCCTGCTAGAATTAGGTGATGCAAAGGTTATTCTGGCTCTATCCATAAATTACTTAGATGATGGAAAATATGATTTAGCGGCTTATTATAGCAAAATATATTTGATGTCTATGGGAGGGGAAGAATTAAAGAGCAGTTATCGTACCGTTCAATCAGTTTACGATGAAGCGATCATTGAACTTAATGAAGAGCAAATTTCTTTTGCTCACGACAGGGCTGAAGATTATCTTGCCACTCATACCGTCCATTACCAAAAGCGCATCGAAGAGTATGAATACACGCTGGAATCGTTAAAACAGCAAATTAAATAA
- a CDS encoding DUF4123 domain-containing protein → MQKIDPERIFRSVSRDCSLFLLVDINQYSEPQNLLRQLEGLEVRHLFVGTPFSQLIIQSPRLVELSLQCTDLLNDVCRQLSGCIVASHLPIDKLNQDLGKMLLADHESDGKVYLRFFMPAMARVILQDSKHTHCWPNCSRLWLPDYRREHWDEFELNDINKLQPLSISSHTEQSLKAEHLTYHLARTKHWISKPIETVKQAMQSLALLAVLDSLTVRELNQWSEFMANNSELLKPASWFSLLHQPISKQEKWQRAIALNDRERELTHD, encoded by the coding sequence ATGCAAAAAATAGATCCCGAACGGATTTTTCGTTCAGTGAGTCGTGACTGTTCATTATTTTTACTGGTAGATATCAATCAATATAGTGAGCCGCAAAACTTGCTCCGACAGCTTGAAGGGCTGGAAGTCAGACATTTGTTTGTTGGTACGCCGTTTAGCCAACTCATAATACAAAGTCCAAGACTGGTTGAACTCTCATTGCAATGTACGGATTTGCTAAATGACGTATGCCGTCAACTTTCGGGTTGTATTGTAGCCAGTCATCTTCCTATTGATAAGCTGAATCAAGATCTTGGAAAAATGTTACTCGCTGATCATGAAAGCGATGGAAAAGTCTATTTACGTTTTTTTATGCCTGCGATGGCGAGAGTGATATTACAGGATTCGAAGCATACACATTGTTGGCCTAATTGCTCTCGTTTGTGGCTACCTGACTATAGAAGAGAACATTGGGATGAGTTTGAACTTAATGACATTAATAAATTACAGCCTCTCTCCATCAGCTCGCACACTGAGCAGTCGCTGAAAGCTGAACATCTCACCTATCATTTGGCCAGAACCAAACACTGGATTAGCAAACCAATCGAGACAGTCAAGCAAGCTATGCAATCATTGGCTCTATTAGCTGTGTTGGATTCGCTCACTGTGCGAGAACTGAATCAGTGGTCAGAGTTTATGGCTAACAATTCAGAGCTACTTAAACCCGCATCTTGGTTTTCACTTTTACACCAACCAATATCCAAACAAGAAAAGTGGCAGAGGGCTATTGCGTTGAATGACAGAGAAAGAGAGTTAACACATGACTGA